In one window of Miscanthus floridulus cultivar M001 chromosome 12, ASM1932011v1, whole genome shotgun sequence DNA:
- the LOC136495318 gene encoding casein kinase 1-like isoform X1 yields the protein MEHVVGGKFKLGKKLGSGSFGELYLAVNVQNGEDVAVKLESVKSRHPQLHYESKLYMLLQGGTGIPHLKWFGVEGEYNVMVIDLLGPSLEDLFNYCSRKFSLKTVLMLADQMISRVEYMHTKGFLHRDIKPDNFLMGLGRKANQVFVIDYGLVKKYRDLQTHKHIPYRENKNLTGTARYASVNTHLGVEQSRRDDLESLGYVLMYFLRGSLPWQGLKAGTKKQKYDRISEKKMLTPVEVLCKSYPSEFTAYFHYCRSLRFEDKPDYSYLKRLFRDLFIREGYQLDYVFDWTIMKYPQFRDKSKLQSSGKISGLAGPSAERTDRTAAEALFRRTGSGSGHNREHTKHRSLLESLMPSKVTVDSDKTRPSSSSRNGSTSRRAVLSSSKPSSSGDPSDPNRMGRLVPSSSSRPPTAQRAHSSGGTEMRSSSLSKIRRSSHDDAIRNFELLSLGADRRK from the exons ATGGAGCACGTAGTCGGGGGCAAGTTCAAGCTCGGGAAGAAGCTCGGGAGCGGATCCTTTGGGGAGCTCTACCTCG CCGTGAACGTGCAGAATGGCGAGGACGTGGCTGTCAAACTG GAATCGGTCAAATCACGGCACCCACAGCTTCACTAtgaatcaaaactatacatgcttTTGCAGGGTGGAA CTGGGATTCCACATCTTAAGTGGTTCGGGGTGGAGGGGGAGTACAATGTCATGGTGATTGATCTGCTTGGTCCAAGTCTGGAGGACTTATTTAACTACTGCAGCAGAAAGTTCTCCCTTAAAACAGTACTAATGCTTGCTGATCAGATG ATCAGTAGAGTAGAATATATGCACACGAAGGGGTTTCTACATCGTGATATCAAGCCCGATAATTTCCTCATGGGTTTAGGACGTAAAGCAAACCAG GTATTTGTTATCGACTATGGCCTTGTGAAAAAGTATCGAGATCTCCAAACTCATAAGCACATACCATACAG GGAAAACAAAAACCTCACAGGAACAGCACGATATGCCAGTGTAAATACCCATCTCGGAGTAG AGCAAAGCAGAAGAGATGATCTGGAATCTCTTGGTTATGTGCTGATGTATTTCTTAAGAGGAAG TCTTCCTTGGCAAGGCCTGAAAGCTGGCACAAAGAAGCAAAAGTATGATAGAATCAGTGAAAAGAAAATGCTGACACCAGTTGAG GTCCTCTGTAAATCGTATCCATCAGAGTTTACTGCATACTTTCATTACTGTAGATCACTACGATTTGAAGATAAACCGGATTACTCCTATTTGAAGAGACTCTTCCGTGACTTATTTATCCGTGAGG GGTACCAACTAGATTATGTATTTGACTGGACCATTATGAAGTATCCTCAGTTTAGAGATAAAAGCAAACTTCAG TCTAGCGGCAAGATTAGTGGGTTGGCAGGCCCTTCTGCAGAAAGGACTGATAGAACTGCAG CTGAAGCTTTGTTTAGAAGAACTGGATCTGGTTCTGGTCACAATCGAGAACACACCAAGCACAGAAGTCTTCTAGAGTCACTGATGCCATCCAAGGTG ACTGTTGATTCGGATAAAACAAGGCCATCCTCATCATCGCGCAATGGAAGCACGTCAAGAAGAGCTGTCCTTTCATCAAGCAAACCAAGCTCTTCTGGAGATCCAAGTGACCCAAACCGCATGGGTCGCCTGGTCCCGAGTAGCAGCAGCCGCCCACCGACTGCCCAAAGGGCACATTCTTCAGGTGGAACTGAGATGAGATCATCGTCTTTGTCAAAAATCAGAAGGTCTTCACATGATGACGCTATCAGGAACTTCGAGCTCCTCTCACTTGGTGCTGACAGGAGAAAATAA
- the LOC136495318 gene encoding casein kinase 1-like isoform X2: MEHVVGGKFKLGKKLGSGSFGELYLAVNVQNGEDVAVKLESVKSRHPQLHYESKLYMLLQGGTGIPHLKWFGVEGEYNVMVIDLLGPSLEDLFNYCSRKFSLKTVLMLADQMISRVEYMHTKGFLHRDIKPDNFLMGLGRKANQVFVIDYGLVKKYRDLQTHKHIPYRENKNLTGTARYASVNTHLGVEQSRRDDLESLGYVLMYFLRGSLPWQGLKAGTKKQKYDRISEKKMLTPVEVLCKSYPSEFTAYFHYCRSLRFEDKPDYSYLKRLFRDLFIREGYQLDYVFDWTIMKYPQFRDKSKLQSSGKISGLAGPSAERTDRTAAEALFRRTGSGSGHNREHTKHRSLLESLMPSKTVDSDKTRPSSSSRNGSTSRRAVLSSSKPSSSGDPSDPNRMGRLVPSSSSRPPTAQRAHSSGGTEMRSSSLSKIRRSSHDDAIRNFELLSLGADRRK; the protein is encoded by the exons ATGGAGCACGTAGTCGGGGGCAAGTTCAAGCTCGGGAAGAAGCTCGGGAGCGGATCCTTTGGGGAGCTCTACCTCG CCGTGAACGTGCAGAATGGCGAGGACGTGGCTGTCAAACTG GAATCGGTCAAATCACGGCACCCACAGCTTCACTAtgaatcaaaactatacatgcttTTGCAGGGTGGAA CTGGGATTCCACATCTTAAGTGGTTCGGGGTGGAGGGGGAGTACAATGTCATGGTGATTGATCTGCTTGGTCCAAGTCTGGAGGACTTATTTAACTACTGCAGCAGAAAGTTCTCCCTTAAAACAGTACTAATGCTTGCTGATCAGATG ATCAGTAGAGTAGAATATATGCACACGAAGGGGTTTCTACATCGTGATATCAAGCCCGATAATTTCCTCATGGGTTTAGGACGTAAAGCAAACCAG GTATTTGTTATCGACTATGGCCTTGTGAAAAAGTATCGAGATCTCCAAACTCATAAGCACATACCATACAG GGAAAACAAAAACCTCACAGGAACAGCACGATATGCCAGTGTAAATACCCATCTCGGAGTAG AGCAAAGCAGAAGAGATGATCTGGAATCTCTTGGTTATGTGCTGATGTATTTCTTAAGAGGAAG TCTTCCTTGGCAAGGCCTGAAAGCTGGCACAAAGAAGCAAAAGTATGATAGAATCAGTGAAAAGAAAATGCTGACACCAGTTGAG GTCCTCTGTAAATCGTATCCATCAGAGTTTACTGCATACTTTCATTACTGTAGATCACTACGATTTGAAGATAAACCGGATTACTCCTATTTGAAGAGACTCTTCCGTGACTTATTTATCCGTGAGG GGTACCAACTAGATTATGTATTTGACTGGACCATTATGAAGTATCCTCAGTTTAGAGATAAAAGCAAACTTCAG TCTAGCGGCAAGATTAGTGGGTTGGCAGGCCCTTCTGCAGAAAGGACTGATAGAACTGCAG CTGAAGCTTTGTTTAGAAGAACTGGATCTGGTTCTGGTCACAATCGAGAACACACCAAGCACAGAAGTCTTCTAGAGTCACTGATGCCATCCAAG ACTGTTGATTCGGATAAAACAAGGCCATCCTCATCATCGCGCAATGGAAGCACGTCAAGAAGAGCTGTCCTTTCATCAAGCAAACCAAGCTCTTCTGGAGATCCAAGTGACCCAAACCGCATGGGTCGCCTGGTCCCGAGTAGCAGCAGCCGCCCACCGACTGCCCAAAGGGCACATTCTTCAGGTGGAACTGAGATGAGATCATCGTCTTTGTCAAAAATCAGAAGGTCTTCACATGATGACGCTATCAGGAACTTCGAGCTCCTCTCACTTGGTGCTGACAGGAGAAAATAA